From a region of the Colias croceus chromosome 14, ilColCroc2.1 genome:
- the LOC123697546 gene encoding uncharacterized protein LOC123697546, with translation MRRSRNDNEFEFYVVQFLELPFEGIDDYVCVPNTWIILRRTGNDRAVVAYPKEKNPALIKERVKRKERYCDTWRFYMAAIKYQSNTYEIAEQWIATGSNQRLFIEKNADNLVGRETRRIPDMQPASSSNTNSRTMLRKPLPRISIKRPGPPELYKQLDTKHLKLNKDDQSSDASVTDAYTESEQPTGIQDNQSRKLAQIRTAAVAFNIKSITKQSIQTQRTAQNKEPLIPIIDLDGPTEVIEIENSRSIESSNQNNSASHCHLSSKTADASMLVAKPSTSSERTSQPNQCNNQEPTLEKRSLLSNFNPKLENVQSLAHTSDVSNNTQTTTHTVVKLLAMPVMMQTPNKKVRFSNIKRKIEKAPQHPSNLTEQTGSSSVRSLRSSENCTVVKITTATPDMGHLLKINVESANNSPLESQNLLSSTCIPKIRADVANELHNSRTMSTLQGLPNKLQPSVVPNLLKSIRQTLSAASKQNHRNEQQPQTILNEQPTEQSKGLLTSIQQNIASDKHSEATDLTLQKDECTVEILAHYAETSDSDSLSDEGHEATDRVPMETTKDSTCVSFASRSADSPTAPQNTTSINPTTHVRFKLEQQMLDNFAILFTEMGSVLRNTTDMYNNLRSSILETAQTYKNLLSAVELFNSIQNSTGNETFPINLRPEVRKSPEEILTEATASTSSSSQDQHTNDDANKPPEKSWRFVLPPEYDRHDTRWTLRYRRNLPGLVELMPQSGVFISYGDLKYCQHVSKDCTSLARRLLSAVFSRKALSVCSTLTEKAQAPVGTDARPELDDHACEVLLNFVLDYGLQQGWNIDLGPIASSIDKRILKIRIHHDIVVER, from the exons ATGCGACGTTCACGTAATGATAATGAGTTCGAATTCTATGTTGTTCAATTCCTGGAATTACCTTTTGAAGGTATTGATGATTACGTCTGCGTACCAAACACCTGGATAATATTACGTAGAACGGGGAACGATAGGGCTGTAGTTGCCTACCCCAAAGAGAAAAATCCTGCCCTTATAAAAGAGCGCGTTAAGAGAAAAGAGAGATACTGTGATACTTGGAGATTTTATATGGCTGCCATCAAATATCAGTCAA acacATACGAAATTGCAGAACAATGGATAGCGACAGGAAGTAATCAACGActtttcatagaaaaaaatgCAGATAATTTAGTAGGAAGAGAAACAAGAAGAATTCCtg atatgcAACCAGCATCTTCGTCGAATACGAATTCCCGAACGATGCTACGGAAACCTCTACCAAGGATATCAATCAAGCGACCAGGACCACCGGAACTGTACAAACAACTTGATacgaaacatttaaaactgaaTAAAGATGATCAGTCATCTGACGCATCTGTTACTGACGCTTATACGGAATCAGAACAACCGACCGGTATTCAAGACAACCAATCAAGGAAACTCGCTCAGATACGAACAGCTGCTGTTGCTTTCAACATTAAGTCGATAACTAAACAAAGTATTCAAACTCAGCGTACTGCGCAAAACAAAGAGCCACTAATACCTATAATAGACCTTGACGGACCTACAGAGGTTATCGAAATTGAAAACTCACGAAGTATTGAATCATCCAATCAAAATAATAGCGCTAGTCACTGTCATCTTTCTAGCAAAACAGCGGATGCATCAATGTTAGTTGCAAAACCTTCAACTTCATCCGAGCGGACCTCTCAACCGAATCAGTGTAACAATCAAGAACCTACTTTAGAGAAGAGAAGTTTGTTATCGAACTTCAATCCAAAGTTAGAGAATGTCCAATCTCTAGCCCATACTAGTGACGTCTCAAATAACACACAAACTACCACTCATACGGTAGTAAAATTACTCGCAATGCCTGTAATGATGCAGACACCTAATAAGAAAGTACGTTTTagcaatattaaaagaaaaattgaaaaagcgCCACAGCATCCGTCGAATTTGACGGAACAAACCGGATCTTCATCAGTGCGATCATTACGATCATCTGAGAATTGCACAGTTGTCAAGATCACAACCGCCACTCCAGACATGGGGCATTTACTGAAAATAAATGTGGAAAGTGCAAATAATTCTCCATTGGAATCACAAAACCTTCTAAGCTCAACATGCATTCCAAAAATTCGAGCCGACGTTGCCAATGAACTTCACAACTCAAGAACAATGTCTACTCTTCAAGGGCTCCCAAATAAACTGCAGCCATCTGTTGTACCGAATTTGCTGAAATCAATTCGACAAACGTTATCAGCTGCGAGCAAACAAAACCATAGAAATGAACAGCAACCGCAAACAATACTGAATGAACAACCTACTGAGCAAAGCAAGGGATTGTTAACTTCGATCCAGCAAAATATCGCAAGCGATAAACATTCAGAAGCCACAGACCTTACGCTTCAAAAAGACGAGTGCACGGTAGAAATTTTGGCACATTATGCTGAAACTTCGGATTCCGATTCACTTTCAGATGAAGGTCACGAGGCTACAGATAGAGTACCTATGGAGACAACAAAAGACAGCACTTGTGTTTCATTTGCAAGTAgatctgcagacagtccaacAGCTCCTCAAAACACTACTTCAATTAACCCTACTACTCATGTCAGATTTAAATTAGAGCAGCAAATGTTAGATAACTTTGCAATTCTCTTCACTGAAATGGGCTCTGTTTTGCGTAATACTACTGATATGTACAACAACTTACGCAGTTCCATCCTCGAGACTGCTCAAACATATAAAAACTTACTGAGTGCAGTTGAACTATTTAACTCAATACAAAATTCAACCGGCAATGAAACTTTTCCGATTAACTTGAGACCAGAAGTCCGAAAGTCTCCTGAAGAAATACTAACTGAAGCAACAGCAAGCACAAGTTCGAGTAGTCAAGATCAACATACTAACGACGATGCTAACAAACCACCGGAAAAGTCGTGGCGTTTTGTTCTACCACCAGAATATGATCGTCATGACACAAGATGGACATTGAGGTATAGAAGAAATCTACCAGGACTTGTAGAACTTATGCCACAAAGTGGTGTTTTTATTAGTTACGGAGACCTCAAATACTGCCAGCATGTATCAAAAGACTGCACATCATTAGCTCGACGATTATTATCAGCAGTATTCAGCAGAAAGGCACTGAGTGTTTGTTCGACACTGACTGAAAAAGCGCAGGCTCCTGTTGGAACTGATGCAAGGCCAGAATTAGATGACCATGCGTGTGAGGTACTGCTAAATTTCGTTTTAGACTACGGACTCCAACAGGGTTGGAATATTGACCTGGGTCCTATTGCTAGTTCTATAGACAAAAGGATTCTTAAGATTCGGATCCATCACGATATCGTGGTTGAACGCTAA
- the LOC123697547 gene encoding uncharacterized protein LOC123697547 → MLHLKRESSIPAPASHPPPRSTPPLPAPSPPSSGECVRSDVALFTASYTADTDNAFLCNAPANKQCTILLSTAEVVAYNCKGERLIIRALLDSASQSHFITNECCERLGIKPQKTERTIIKGFGGSEKIIDSNSVNIKFYSRLDNNISYNISPLVVDHVTDLLPTAVIDTSVLSHISHLPLADESFGTPNKIDLLIGASLFPHLLLPDGVHASRDSSAPAALRTVLGYVIMGSVPTIPNIHKPPLTCCHVQETAAIDSLVRRFWELEELPTAPPVQHPDDVECEEYYKSTTTRDPVSGRYIVSLPFKDDFYTLGDSFNIARKRFMCLERKLQASPKLRLAYDDVIKDYLTKNYISPAPPYDPRDPTPIYIIPHHAVLREDKSSTKLRMVLNASMPTSGSQRSLNDLLHVGPNLQGNLFTINLGFRLHAIAMTADCRQQFLQIFVREFDRRFQCFLYRFSPQDQLLLYQFNRVCFGIKSSPYHALRTVRQLVEDDGAKYPLASSIASSSLYMDDIAFSIPTECEAVSASQQLIDLFKGAQWDLVKWNSNSKNVLDNLPASHKLLPSAVEFDKTVQHKLLGLHWSTIDDCFYFKITAPADVTCIKRSILSIAARLWDMMGFVAPTVVYNIPSDNFYHISGIENPADFLSRGITPQNLVSHPLWFQGPQWARSDPSGWPLKSLDGESIADIPERKLCTHTVCSPIKHCALYDTALRVSSRRVFYIYRFLIRSWPERSWL, encoded by the coding sequence ATGTTACATTTGAAACGCGAATCTTCTATACCCGCGCCTGCGTCTCATCCCCCGCCGCGCAGCACACCGCCGTTGCCTGCGCCGTCGCCGCCGTCGTCGGGCGAGTGCGTCCGCTCTGACGTAGCGCTATTTACCGCTAGCTATACAGCTGATACTGATAACGCATTTCTATGCAACGCGCCCGCGAATAAACAatgtactattttattatcaaccgCTGAAGTCGTAGCTTATAATTGTAAAGGCGAACGGCTTATTATTCGCGCGCTTTTAGACTCCGCTTCGCAAAGTCACTTCATTACGAATGAATGTTGTGAACGCTTAGGTATTAAACCGCAGAAAACCGAACGTACTATTATTAAGGGGTTCGGTGGTTCagaaaaaattatagataGTAATtccgtaaatataaaattttattcgcgTCTTGACAACAacatatcttataatatttcaccGCTAGTTGTTGATCATGTTACGGATTTATTACCTACCGCTGTTATAGACACTTCTGTCTTATCGCATATTTCGCATTTACCGCTCGCAGATGAGAGTTTTGGTACGccaaataaaatcgatttatTAATCGGTGCTTCTCTGTTCCCTCATCTGCTTCTCCCCGACGGAGTTCATGCATCTCGTGACTCGTCGGCGCCCGCTGCATTGCGCACGGTGTTAGGCTATGTAATAATGGGTTCAGTACCCACCATACCTAACATACATAAACCGCCCTTGACGTGTTGTCACGTTCAAGAGACCGCCGCTATTGACTCATTAGTCAGGCGTTTCTGGGAGCTCGAGGAGCTTCCTACCGCACCGCCCGTTCAACATCCCGATGATGTTGAATgtgaagaatattataaatcaactACAACCCGCGACCCCGTGAGTGGCAGATATATTGTTTCGCTTCCATTTAAGGATGATTTCTACACTCTCGGTGACTCATTTAATATTGCCCGCAAGCGTTTCATGTGCCTTGAAAGAAAGCTACAGGCTTCACCTAAATTAAGGTTGGCATATGATGACGTCATAAAAGATTATCTAacgaaaaattatatttcacccGCGCCTCCGTATGATCCGCGTGACCCTAcacctatttatattataccgcATCACGCTGTTCTGCGCGAGGATAAATCGTCGACTAAGCTGCGCATGGTTTTAAATGCTAGCATGCCAACTTCTGGAAGCCAGCGTTCGTTGAATGACCTTCTGCATGTTGGGCCGAATTTACAAGGcaatttgtttacaataaatttaggTTTTCGTCTCCACGCGATTGCCATGACCGCCGATTGCCGCCAACAATTCCTGCAGATTTTCGTGCGTGAGTTTGATCGtcgttttcaatgttttttatatcGTTTCAGCCCGCAGGATCAGCTACttctttatcaatttaatcgAGTTTGCTTCGGCATCAAGTCTAGTCCTTATCATGCACTGCGCACGGTAAGACAGCTCGTAGAAGATGACGGCGCGAAATATCCGCTCGCGAGTAGCATTGCGTCTTCCTCGTTGTATATGGATGATATCGCCTTCTCTATTCCCACGGAATGTGAAGCAGTTTCCGCGTCGCAGCAGCTCATCGATTTGTTTAAGGGAGCTCAGTGGGATCTAGTTAAATGGAATAGTAATagtaaaaatgtgttagataATCTTCCCGCTTCGCACAAACTTTTACCCTCCGCGGTGGAGTTTGATAAGACCGTGCAACATAAATTACTTGGTCTGCATTGGTCTACTATTgatgattgtttttattttaaaattaccgcACCCGCCGATGTGACGTGCATTAAGCGCTCCATCTTGTCAATTGCCGCCCGTCTGTGGGACATGATGGGCTTCGTTGCTCCCACAGTCGTGTATAACATCCCATCAGATAATTTCTACCATATTTCTGGTATTGAAAATCCCGCTGACTTTCTTTCGCGTGGCATTACGCCACAAAATCTTGTCTCGCACCCTCTGTGGTTCCAAGGACCCCAGTGGGCTCGTTCGGACCCATCTGGATGGCCTCTTAAGAGTCTCGATGGTGAGTCTATTGCAGACATTCCCGAACGAAAATTATGCACGCACACTGTGTGCTCGCCTATAAAGCATTGCGCTTTATACGATACCGCCCTTCGCGTCTCGTCGCGtcgtgtattttatatttataggttCCTTATACGGTCGTGGCCTGAACGGTCGTGGTtgtga
- the LOC123697526 gene encoding uncharacterized protein LOC123697526, whose protein sequence is MKLFWCCVAATLLASVVHAAIDVEKTVKQVQSILKSNDLLPRLSREEILQLLNDIREEDAKTSTTPKIKQTTIPYKNENDNEVDSATRPLEFNLVDEKEQLVSATATPPKKVESTTKSSGQTLTVVLPYTPRDGSSLQELYTRPPRVEVVQEKVTPKTVKTAKSIQNNFKSNLINNANVASKPMMDFPAELQAFLDAHGLKGNPEKDHFLLPLDGFKPLPPAKIIDGNVQLPENILLAYDLISPSDLKASSSSKNSQTSFLFEPLRPEYPFELETSASESKEEVLPLDLPVLRKPKSVSQLNYEPIDYDSVKVIPLNSGPNPIDQDRASLESDPSKRQTNATETSESTTVVETTTVASDSKSDASDSASLETDAGASISDLEDSFGGPVPEQPGDSVLPPPKKNGFYWMLDWNSFLEVGDGDSKVNIRFEPKLGDPQMFLPVNVP, encoded by the coding sequence ATGAAGCTGTTCTGGTGCTGTGTTGCAGCTACATTACTAGCATCGGTAGTGCATGCTGCAATAGATGTAGAAAAGACAGTGAAACAAGTGCAAAGCATACTTAAATCTAACGACTTACTGCCAAGGTTAAGCAGAGAGGAAATTTTACAACTACTCAATGATATAAGAGAAGAAGACGCAAAGACAAGTACCACccctaaaataaaacaaacaacgataccttataaaaatgaaaacgaTAATGAAGTTGATTCTGCTACACGACCTCTAGAATTTAATTTGGTGGATGAAAAAGAGCAATTAGTTTCGGCTACTGCGACGCCGCCTAAAAAAGTGGAGAGCACTACAAAATCAAGCGGACAAACGTTAACTGTAGTTCTACCATATACGCCTAGAGATGGATCGTCTTTACAAGAGTTATATACACGACCACCGCGTGTTGAAGTTGTACAAGAAAAGGTTACTCCGAAAACGGTTAAAACAGCGAAAtccatacaaaataatttcaagaGCAACTTGATAAACAATGCAAATGTTGCTAGTAAGCCCATGATGGACTTTCCCGCAGAGTTACAAGCCTTTCTGGATGCCCACGGATTAAAAGGAAATCCGGAAAAAGATCATTTCCTATTACCATTAGATGGGTTTAAACCTCTCCCTCCTGCTAAAATCATAGATGGTAATGTGCAATTAcctgaaaatatattactagcatATGATTTAATTTCACCCTCTGATTTGAAAGCATCATCTAGCTCAAAAAATTCTCAAACCAGTTTCTTATTTGAACCTCTTCGACCGGAGTATCCATTTGAATTAGAAACATCAGCATCTGAATCAAAAGAGGAAGTGTTACCATTAGATTTACCAGTCCTCAGAAAGCCAAAATCCGTATCTCAACTTAATTATGAACCTATAGATTACGATTCCGTTAAAGTTATTCCTCTTAACTCTGGGCCAAATCCAATTGATCAAGATAGGGCATCGTTGGAAAGCGATCCTAGCAAACGACAGACTAATGCAACTGAAACATCAGAAAGTACAACTGTTGTAGAAACTACAACTGTCGCTTCGGACAGTAAAAGTGATGCGTCCGATTCGGCATCATTAGAAACAGATGCAGGTGCTTCGATTTCAGATCTCGAGGACTCATTTGGGGGTCCCGTACCGGAACAACCAGGAGATTCTGTACTGCCACCACCAAAGAAAAATGGCTTCTATTGGATGCTAGATTGGAATAGCTTCTTGGAAGTTGGTGACGGTGATAGCAAAGTAAACATCCGGTTTGAGCCAAAACTTGGTGACCCGCAAATGTTTTTGCCTGTCAACGTACCGTGA